The following coding sequences lie in one Rickettsia hoogstraalii genomic window:
- the zapE gene encoding cell division protein ZapE: protein MIKFSTSLILDSKQTALLEELKQLAAELNKPKSLFKFFNQKNLKSGIYLYGPVGSGKTMLMNSFFEEISIPKIIIHYQNFMQEIHKSMHKLQTENQKDIIPKIAKNYAKQTKLLCIDEFEIKDITDAMIIGRLFNELIKQNIFIFITSNTSPNNLYKDGLQRESFLPFIKIINNTFYVKYLDNHHDYRFDKALGVKGARIIYPLTLENQNKLEKIITDISDNNLVSQNIQVLGREISFQKVHKRILVTDYNELFTRDLSYIDYVNICQNFNVIIVGNVHTIDANDTNTAVRFINFIDNAYFYKILLFMSLEDKPSKIYQGSARATEFKRTISRLNEMNSESYLLNNDFKN, encoded by the coding sequence ATGATAAAATTCTCTACTTCATTAATATTAGATTCAAAACAAACTGCGTTATTAGAAGAATTAAAACAACTAGCAGCAGAACTTAACAAGCCTAAAAGTTTATTTAAATTCTTTAATCAAAAAAATTTAAAAAGCGGAATTTATTTATACGGTCCGGTGGGCAGCGGTAAAACTATGCTGATGAATTCTTTTTTTGAAGAGATAAGCATACCTAAAATCATTATCCATTATCAGAACTTTATGCAGGAAATTCATAAATCTATGCATAAATTACAAACAGAAAATCAGAAAGATATCATCCCTAAAATTGCTAAAAACTATGCTAAACAAACTAAACTTTTATGTATAGATGAGTTTGAAATTAAAGACATTACCGATGCAATGATAATAGGCAGATTATTTAATGAATTAATAAAGCAAAATATTTTTATTTTTATAACCTCTAACACGAGTCCCAATAATCTTTACAAAGACGGATTACAACGAGAATCTTTCTTACCTTTTATAAAGATAATCAATAATACATTTTACGTTAAATATCTAGATAATCACCATGATTATCGATTTGATAAAGCGTTAGGAGTTAAAGGGGCAAGGATAATTTATCCCTTAACTTTAGAAAACCAAAACAAACTTGAAAAAATTATCACAGATATTAGTGATAATAATCTCGTTTCTCAAAATATACAGGTTCTAGGTAGAGAAATATCCTTTCAAAAAGTACATAAAAGAATATTAGTAACAGATTATAATGAATTATTTACAAGAGACTTAAGCTATATCGATTATGTTAATATTTGTCAAAATTTCAACGTTATTATAGTGGGGAATGTTCATACTATCGATGCTAATGATACAAATACAGCCGTTAGATTTATCAACTTTATCGATAATGCCTATTTCTATAAAATACTTTTATTTATGAGCCTAGAAGATAAGCCGAGTAAAATATATCAAGGTTCAGCACGAGCCACAGAATTCAAACGCACTATTTCAAGACTAAATGAAATGAATAGCGAATCTTATTTATTAAATAATGATTTTAAGAATTAA
- a CDS encoding HI0074 family nucleotidyltransferase substrate-binding subunit has translation MEEIFWKDSFLALGQAIQRLHEVIERSKVDKNDYVLDASVKRFEFVIELFWKTLKKILKHEKIESNTPKDVLSKAFQFSLIDDEKMWLGMLDDRNNTSHVYKYEDAKQVFENIKLYLPILEKTYNKLEKKYFG, from the coding sequence ATGGAAGAAATATTTTGGAAAGACTCTTTCCTAGCACTAGGGCAAGCTATACAACGTTTACATGAAGTTATAGAGCGATCTAAGGTAGATAAAAATGATTATGTGTTAGATGCCTCTGTAAAAAGATTTGAATTTGTTATTGAATTATTTTGGAAAACCTTAAAAAAAATACTTAAACACGAAAAGATTGAAAGTAATACTCCAAAAGATGTCTTAAGTAAAGCTTTTCAGTTTAGTCTTATCGATGATGAAAAAATGTGGCTTGGAATGCTTGATGACCGCAATAATACTTCTCATGTTTATAAATATGAAGATGCAAAACAAGTTTTTGAGAATATAAAGTTATATCTGCCGATTTTAGAAAAAACATATAATAAACTAGAGAAAAAATATTTTGGATGA
- a CDS encoding nucleotidyltransferase domain-containing protein, which produces MNSITEYSFLTNLTKLPFIEEIWLFGSRGRGDNHERADIDIAILCPNANEDDWHQVLDIIDDADTLLKIDCVRFDTLNDDDKLKQNIINFKKILYKKGSH; this is translated from the coding sequence ATGAATAGTATCACAGAATATTCTTTTTTAACAAATCTTACTAAATTACCTTTTATCGAGGAGATTTGGCTTTTTGGCTCACGCGGGCGAGGCGATAATCATGAGAGAGCAGATATTGATATCGCCATTCTTTGCCCTAATGCAAATGAAGATGATTGGCATCAAGTTTTAGACATAATAGATGATGCAGATACACTTTTAAAAATAGATTGTGTACGATTCGATACATTAAACGATGATGATAAACTTAAACAAAATATTATTAATTTTAAAAAAATTCTTTATAAAAAAGGTTCACACTAA
- the queA gene encoding tRNA preQ1(34) S-adenosylmethionine ribosyltransferase-isomerase QueA, protein MKLSDFDFNLPSELIAQYPSSERDNSDLLIATTPPIKTKFYNILDYLKEGDLLVFNNSKVIKAKLHLGKNITINLNQKLSDDSWSAFAKPTRKLHVDDEFYFDNHKVIITEKSAMGEIKVKFELDNISVFEFLDKYGEMPLPVYIRRSKRHCEEEQSSDEAISLQNPEIATASQRTPRNHAKLDSLRYQTIYSQIEGSVAAPTAGLHFTKDILDQLETKGVLTAFLTLHVGAGTFLPVKTENIHEHKMHTEYCSITPETAEIINKAKQERRSIIAVGTTTLRTVESSCNNGIVKAGSFETDIFITPGFKFQTADMLLTNFHFPKSTLFMLICAFAGFKEMHELYKYAIKEKMRFFSYGDATLLYRKV, encoded by the coding sequence ATGAAACTATCTGATTTTGACTTTAATTTGCCAAGTGAACTTATTGCACAATATCCATCTAGTGAACGTGATAACTCGGATTTATTAATTGCTACTACACCACCTATTAAAACCAAATTCTACAACATATTAGATTACTTAAAAGAAGGGGATTTATTAGTCTTTAATAATAGCAAAGTGATTAAAGCAAAGTTACATTTAGGGAAGAATATTACAATAAATTTGAATCAAAAATTATCGGATGATAGTTGGTCGGCTTTTGCTAAACCGACTCGAAAGCTTCATGTAGATGATGAATTTTATTTTGATAATCATAAGGTAATTATTACTGAGAAATCTGCAATGGGTGAGATTAAAGTAAAATTTGAACTTGATAATATTTCGGTATTTGAATTTTTAGACAAATACGGTGAGATGCCGCTACCGGTTTATATTAGGCGTTCTAAACGTCATTGCGAGGAAGAACAGAGTTCTGACGAAGCAATCTCGTTACAAAATCCTGAGATTGCCACGGCATCCCAAAGGACGCCTCGCAATCACGCTAAACTAGATTCTCTACGCTACCAAACCATCTATAGTCAAATAGAAGGTTCGGTTGCAGCACCGACGGCAGGCTTGCATTTTACTAAAGATATACTTGATCAGCTTGAAACAAAAGGCGTACTAACAGCATTTTTAACCTTACATGTAGGAGCTGGAACTTTTTTACCTGTAAAAACCGAAAATATTCATGAGCATAAAATGCACACCGAATATTGCTCTATTACTCCTGAAACTGCTGAAATCATCAACAAAGCAAAGCAAGAAAGGAGGAGTATTATCGCAGTCGGCACTACAACACTTAGAACAGTTGAGAGTTCTTGCAATAACGGCATCGTAAAAGCAGGTAGCTTTGAAACCGATATCTTCATAACCCCGGGTTTTAAATTTCAAACAGCAGATATGCTACTTACTAATTTCCATTTCCCTAAATCTACTTTATTTATGCTTATATGTGCTTTTGCCGGCTTTAAAGAGATGCATGAATTATATAAATATGCTATAAAAGAAAAAATGCGTTTTTTCAGCTATGGCGATGCAACACTTTTGTATAGGAAAGTATGA